TATTTACCCCTACAACAAAAGGATTATACCTAAAGGCAGAATTTCCTTTTTATGCCAACTTAAGGTTCTCGGTACATAATCATGCGGAAATTATTACTTCCAAAGGAATTCCCTCTACCGGAAAAAATTTCTTCACCGCTTTTGCTCCTATTACCGTAAGCAATAGCATCCTAAACTTCATGACCAGTATTCTGGCAACCGAAGACAATACTACTGTTACCATTACCGGCTACAGCCCACAGGTACAGTTTTCAAATGGAACCACAGGAGCAACTAATCCCACAATGACTTTCACCTTAAACAAAGGACAATCTTATATCATTGACGGAATTGGAGACATGGCCGGAAATCTTGATGGGTTTTTAGGAGCTAAGATCACTTCGAATAAACCAGTGAACGTTACCAATGGAAACTTCAATGGACAATATGCCGGAAATTTCTCTACAAGCTCTGATATTTTAATGGATCAGGCAGTACCTGTTGACCGACTTGGTAATGAATTTGCCCTTGTAAAAGGCAACGGAACTATTGGCTCCAATATGGAAGGAGCTATCGTTGTCGCAACCCAAGACAATACTCAGATCTATGTAAATAATGAACTGGTTCCTGTTGCTACCCTCAACACCGGAAAATACTTTGTGATCCCTGATACCAAATACATGCTTCAGGGCGGAGGACATTATAATTTATATATTAAAACTTCTAAAAATGCCTACGTTTACCAAATCTTGTCAGGAGATTCCAATACCGGAAACGAAGTGGCTACCGGAGGTTTTAATTTTATTCCCGCTCTAAACTGTTATCTTCCAAAGCAGATTAATGAGCTTGGTTTTATTGATGAAAACTTTGTGCATTCCAATGGAAATCCTCTAGGAATTCTCAACATTCCAACCAAGCTGAATCTTATTACAGAAAGAGGAGCAACGGTTACTGTAAATGGTGTAAATCCGCCAGCCTCAACCGGGCCATACAACATGACGGGAACCAACAATTGGGTCACCTATGGAATTCCCAATGTTACAGGAACCATAACCATAGTTTCCAATAAAGCAATTACTGCCGGAATTACTGCAGGTAGTGATGCAGTAGGATATGGAGGATTCTTTGCAGGCTTTCCCACACAGCCCGTTATTATAAAATCAGGAGGCGATTGTTCTCCGGGAATTGTCCTTACTGTAGATCCTATCATTTACGATACCTATCAATGGTATAGAAACGGAAATCCTGTTTCTGGTGCTACAGGTTCATCCATTACTCCCACACAATCCGGATATTATACATGTTCTGTGACCATGGGCAGCTGTGCTCCATTGGTTACGGAGCAGTTTAAAGTATTGAACTGTACAAAGCTTACAGCTACCTCATATGATGTATGTACCAGCCAGGTTATACCACCTACATTCAGTAGTTCATCCCAAACTCCCGTACCTGCCACCGTTGCGATTACAACTCCACCGGCACTTGGTACAGCAGTTATTAACCCTACCACAGGAATCATTACCTATACAGTTAATACTCCCGGTACGGCAGGAACAGATACATTCACCTATACTTTCTGCGGAAACGATCCTGACTTTCCGGATTGCGAAACCGTAACAGTTACCATTAATATCAAGGCAATTACCGTTACCAATGTAACCATGAAAGCCTGTGATATAAACGGACAAGGAACATTTAATCTAACTACAGCCAATGTAACAGCAAATAGCCCCGTTAATATTACCTATTATCCGACTCTGCTAGACGCTCAAACGGAAAATCCTGCTGCCCTGATTACGACAGCCAATTCCTATACCGCCCCTAACGGCACCATTGTATATGCTGTGGTAAAAAATAGTCTGGGCTGTAAAAGCATTGCACAGATCACTCTTTCCCTTTACAATAAAGCCATAGTTGTGGATAACTACAATGGTACTTTCTGTGATGATAATATGGATGGAACCGTAAATATCATACTATCAAACATCACAGGTATTGTGCTTAATAATCCAACCTATTTTGCAGTAAGATATTATGCAAACTTAGCCGATGCCAATGCAGGAAACGCCAACACACTTCCTAATATCTGGAGCTATACAACCACAACTACCATTTACATCAGAGTGGATTCTCCTGATGGTTGCGCATCAGTAATTAAACCTTTACAGTTCAGTATTGGGGCAAGAATACCATTATCAAGCAGATCTGTTACAGATACCGTGTGTGATGATGACCTAGATGGAGTAAAGTCTGTAAACCTCGCTCAGTTCATCCCGATGTTCACGACAGACCCTAATGTAACGTATACATTTCATGGGAGCTTGTCAGATGCTCAAAATGATATCAATCCAATTGCTGCAACAATCAGTATTACAACTCCTCAGACTTTTTATATTCGCTTTGAAAAAAATGGTGTCTGCCCGGAAGTTGCCTCCATTAAAATCACCATTAAAGTCCCTAAAAAGTCAGATTTACTGATAGACCAAACCATTTGTCCAAAAACAACCACAACATTGGATGCCGGTCCTGGATTTGAAAAATACCTTTGGAGTACAGGTGCAACCACTCATTCTATTATCAATGTTCCTGCCGGAAGCTATTGGGTAGAACTTACTTTCAATGGATGTGTTTACAAACAACTGGTAAATGTTACAGAATATCAGCTTCCTCAGATTACTTCTATTGAAATTGACGGAACTACTGTAAAAGTTGGAGTTACCGGTGGTACACCACCCTATCAGTACTCACTGGATGGCGTTATCTGGCAGAATTCAAATATCTTCTACAATGTACCAAGGGGGGCCCACAATGTTATGGTAAGAGATTCTAAGCTATGTGGAGAAGTTAAAAAGGAATTTGCCATTATTAATCTGATCAATACCATTACGCCTAATGGTGACGGTCGTAATGAGGGCATTGATTATTCTGCTTTAATGGCCAATGATAATCTTGTATTCCGAATCTTTGACCGATATGGAGCTGAAATCTTCAGGGGAACCCCAGAAAATAGATATACCTGGGACGGAAGAATTGGAGGCAGATATGTTCCTACTGCTACTTATTGGTATTTTATTACATGGACAGAATACGGATCTACAGTTTCGATAAAATATTCAAGCTGGCTGCTGGTAAAACACAGGTAAAAGATCAGAGGCTGAAGGAAAGTATTTCAATACAACTTTCTTTCAGCCTTTTACTTTTGAGCCATAATTTGAAGTAAAATGAAGTTTATAACACTCATTAACAATTTAATCCTAAAGTTTAATATAACTTTAACCACTATTCTTTATCCAATTAGACACAAATTGCTGTATTTCTATGTAATTTTGCCAATTATATGAAGAAACTGTTTACTCTGTTGCTATTGGTTTTTCTGGCAAAAATCAATGCTCAAATGTATTCCGGAGAAGTATTTCTAAGGGATAACTCTATCTTGTATCTTAACCAGGTATATGTTACCAATCTGAACACACAAAAAACTGTTCTTACAGATTACAATGGTAATTTTAATGTTCCCGCAAATCCCGGGGATGTTATCCGTTTTACCTCTATTGTTACTGAGAGAAAAGATATCAAGATGACTCCACAATTGCTGGGACAGAAAAATCTTATAGAGCTAAAGATTGCGTATTATGAGATCCAGGAAATTGTACTGAACAGATTCAAGCCTACCGGAAATCTTCGGTATGATGTAAATTCATTAAGGAAAGAAGACAAAGGGTTAGCAATTAAAAAAGTAATCGGACTT
This genomic interval from Chryseobacterium joostei contains the following:
- a CDS encoding T9SS type B sorting domain-containing protein; the protein is MKKILSFLFIFYIFTSAFAQLDREHWFAPMVDRSGAPSPYQKLYLSTSRTTPFPVNIYNNNVLIGTVNISKNNPQKFDVLRNYIITTQQSDLFTPTTKGLYLKAEFPFYANLRFSVHNHAEIITSKGIPSTGKNFFTAFAPITVSNSILNFMTSILATEDNTTVTITGYSPQVQFSNGTTGATNPTMTFTLNKGQSYIIDGIGDMAGNLDGFLGAKITSNKPVNVTNGNFNGQYAGNFSTSSDILMDQAVPVDRLGNEFALVKGNGTIGSNMEGAIVVATQDNTQIYVNNELVPVATLNTGKYFVIPDTKYMLQGGGHYNLYIKTSKNAYVYQILSGDSNTGNEVATGGFNFIPALNCYLPKQINELGFIDENFVHSNGNPLGILNIPTKLNLITERGATVTVNGVNPPASTGPYNMTGTNNWVTYGIPNVTGTITIVSNKAITAGITAGSDAVGYGGFFAGFPTQPVIIKSGGDCSPGIVLTVDPIIYDTYQWYRNGNPVSGATGSSITPTQSGYYTCSVTMGSCAPLVTEQFKVLNCTKLTATSYDVCTSQVIPPTFSSSSQTPVPATVAITTPPALGTAVINPTTGIITYTVNTPGTAGTDTFTYTFCGNDPDFPDCETVTVTINIKAITVTNVTMKACDINGQGTFNLTTANVTANSPVNITYYPTLLDAQTENPAALITTANSYTAPNGTIVYAVVKNSLGCKSIAQITLSLYNKAIVVDNYNGTFCDDNMDGTVNIILSNITGIVLNNPTYFAVRYYANLADANAGNANTLPNIWSYTTTTTIYIRVDSPDGCASVIKPLQFSIGARIPLSSRSVTDTVCDDDLDGVKSVNLAQFIPMFTTDPNVTYTFHGSLSDAQNDINPIAATISITTPQTFYIRFEKNGVCPEVASIKITIKVPKKSDLLIDQTICPKTTTTLDAGPGFEKYLWSTGATTHSIINVPAGSYWVELTFNGCVYKQLVNVTEYQLPQITSIEIDGTTVKVGVTGGTPPYQYSLDGVIWQNSNIFYNVPRGAHNVMVRDSKLCGEVKKEFAIINLINTITPNGDGRNEGIDYSALMANDNLVFRIFDRYGAEIFRGTPENRYTWDGRIGGRYVPTATYWYFITWTEYGSTVSIKYSSWLLVKHR